Proteins co-encoded in one Brassica oleracea var. oleracea cultivar TO1000 chromosome C4, BOL, whole genome shotgun sequence genomic window:
- the LOC106337187 gene encoding uncharacterized protein LOC106337187 yields the protein MKNHYRTTISISLAYLFLCLFITYVSSQSLIRQITDDFNTNLKEEEPYVQKHQEISSRHYNVSHSKTVTGMRDRRPSTYSYKIETNVVDKFETRPFTVGGYNWILHVYLNGNTKDGGAGYVSLYVEIDKSGFVDSAHQEVYADLRFYIFNRNERKYFTIQDTDVWRFDAFNTMWGFSKVLPVDTFKDPKNGYLYNGEHCEFGVDVIVPTPFEESEIFSISSSSDKYTWTIQNFSTLFKDVYSPVISLGGKKWILLVAPDGSGSGRGKYVSMFLQLYTNQRRAYEYIYVRAMFRVLNQQKLSNREGELRNWYGRTYSWGIVDLISFDDLRDSSKGFLVDDTLMVEVQLEAISTTKYFP from the exons ATGAAGAATCACTACAGAACCACCATCTCTATCTCTCTTGCATATCTCTTTCTTTGTCTCTTCATCACATATGTGTCTTCACAATCTTTGATACGACAAATCACCGATGACTTCAATACCAATCTAAAAGAAGAAGAGCCTTACGTACAAAAACATCAAGAGATCTCATCGCGTCATTATAATGTCTCCCATTCAAAGACAGTAACGGGTATGAGAGATCGTCGTCCATCGACCTACTCTTACAAGATTGAGACAAACGTTGTAGACAAATTTGAAACTCGTCCTTTCACGGTTGGTGGGTACAATTG GATTCTCCACGTGTACCTTAATGGGAACACAAAGGATGGTGGTGCAGGTTACGTTTCGCTTTACGTAGAAATAGACAAGTCAGGTTTCGTCGATTCTGCACATCAAGAGGTTTACGCAGATCTCAGGTTTTACATCTTCAACAGGAACGAGAGGAAGTACTTTACCATCCAAG ATACGGATGTATGGCGATTCGATGCTTTCAACACGATGTGGGGATTCTCTAAGGTCCTCCCGGTTGATACATTCAAAGACCCGAAAAATGGTTACCTGTACAATGGAGAACACTGTGAGTTTGGTGTTGATGTGATCGTTCCTACTCCCTTTGAAGAATCAGAAATTTTCTCTATCAGTAGTAGTTCTGATAAATACACCTGGACGATTCAGAACTTCTCCACGTTGTTCAAAGATGTTTACTCACCTGTGATCTCTCTTGGAGGAAAAAAATG GATATTGTTAGTGGCTCCAGATGGTTCTGGCTCCGGAAGAGGAAAATACGTTTCAATGTTTCTTCAACTTTATACAAATCAAAGAAGAGCATATGAGTACATTTATGTTCGAGCCATGTTTCGAGTTCTTAACCAACAAAAACTCAGTAACCGCGAAGGGGAAC TCAGGAATTGGTATGGAAGAACCTATAGTTGGGGTATCGTGGACCTTATCTCTTTCGACGATCTCAGAGATTCATCAAAGGGTTTCCTTGTGGATGACACGTTGATGGTTGAAGTCCAATTGGAGGCTATTTCTACTACCAAGTACTTCCCTTAG